DNA from Mycobacterium bourgelatii:
GGGCCACGATGGTGGTGCCGTGCGGCAGTTGGTCGCCGACGGATCCCGCGCTGAGGCTCGCGGGCAGCAATTCCGGTGCTTGGTGCCGCAGAAAGTCAGTGAAAGACGACAGGTCTACTGACGGTGATCCGAAGAGTGCAGATTTGGTGGACAGGCGATCGGGCAACGGCCAGGTCACTGTCCGCCCTTTTGAACGTATGCGCGGACGAAGTCCTCGGCGTTCTCCTCCAAGACATCGTCGATCTCATCGAGCAGGTCGTCGGTTTCCTCGGTCAGCTTCTCGCGACGCTCCTGGCCTGCAGCAGAAGCGCCGGCGAGATCCTCTTCGTCGCCACCGCCACCACCACGTTTGGTTTGCTCCTGAGCCATCGCCCGCCTCCTGCTTCGTTAACGGCCCTCCAAGAGGCCTCGTGTGATTCCACACGCCCGCTGGTCTTTACCTACAGTACCGGTCAGCACCGACGTTTCGTCGGTCTAAGCTCCTCCTAGTTCCGATGTCCGCGTTCGCTAGCTGGTGAGCTGCTCCACGAGTTCCACCGCACTATCGACCGAGTCCAACAACTCTCCGACGTGCGCCTTGCTGCCGCGCAGCGGCTCGAGCGTCGGGATGCGCACCAGGGAGTCACCACCCAGGTCGAAAATCACCGAATCCCAGCTGGCCGCGGCGATGTCGGCGCCGAAGCGGCGCAGGCATTCACCGCGGAAGTATGCGCGGGTATCCGTTGGCGGATTGTCGACCGCCTCCAGCACCTGGTGCTCGGTGACGAGCCGCTTCATCGATCCGCGCGCCACCAGGCGGTTGTAGAGCCCCTTGTCCAGCCGGACGTCGGAATACTGCAGATCGACCAGGTGCAGGCGGGGTGCGGACCAACTCAGGTTCTCGCGGTGCCGGAAACCTTCGAGCAGACGCAGTTTGGCCGGCCAGTCCAGCAACTCGGCGCACTCCATCGGATCCCGCTCCAACAGGTCGAGCACGTGCGCCCAGGTCTCCACGAGGTGAGACGCCCGGGGGTCCGGGTCGCGGCTGTCGACGAGCTTGGCCACCCGGTCGAGGTAGATCCGTTGCAGTGCAAGGCCGGTGAGTTCGCGTCCGTCGGCCAAGGCCACCGTCGCGCGCAGCGACGGGTCACGGCTGATGGTGTGCACCGCGTGCACCGGACGGGCCAGCGTCAGGTCGGTGAGATCGATACCTTCCTCGATGAGATCGAGCACCAACGCGGTGGTGCCCAACTTCAAGTAAGTCGAGGTCTCGGCGAGGTTGGCGTCACCGATGATGACGTGCAATCGGCGGTATCTGTCGGCGTCGGCGTGCGGTTCGTCGCGCGTGTTGATGATGCCGCGCTTGAGCGTGGTTTCCAGCCCGACCTCGACCTCGATGTAGTCGGAGCGCTGGGACAGCTGGAAACCCGGCTCGTCGCCGGAAGGGCCGATGCCGACGCGGCCGGAGCCCGTCACCACCTGCCGGGACACCAGGAACGGCGTCAAACCCACGATGATCGCCGAGAACGGCGTCTGCCGCGACATCAGATAGTTCTCGTGCGACCCGTAGGAAGCGCCCTTGCCGTCGACGTTGTTCTTGTAGAGCTGCAGCTTGGCGGCCCCGGGAACGCTGGCGACGTGCCGGGCGGCCGCCTCCATCACGCGCTCGCCGGCCTTGTCCCAGATCACCGCGTCCAGCGGATCGGTGCATTCGGGTGCGGAATATTCGGGGTGGGCGTGGTCGACGTAAAGGCGCGCCCCATTGGTGAGGATCATGTTGGCGGCCCCGACCTCGTCGGCGTCGACGATCGGCGGCGGTCCGGCCGAGCGGCTCAGATCGAAACCACGGGCGTCGCGCAGCGGCGATTCCACTTCGTAGTCCCACCGCGTGCGCTTGGCGCGCTGAATCCCGGCGGCCGCCGCGTAGGCCAGGACCGCCTGCGTCGAGGTAAGGATCGGGTTGGCGGTCGGGTCCGACGGCGAGGAAATGCCGTACTCGACCTCCGTACCGATAATCCGTTGCATGCGTAAAGCCTAGGCCCGCCGACGATCCGAGCCGTGAACGGCCCGGTGTGACGCGTCAGGGCTGGTCACGGCACTAAGGTGAGGCGCGATGGATCTTCCCCCGCAGCGCAGGCGTGCCCGACCCGACGCGGCGACCGTCGCGGCCGAGAGCTGGTTCCTGCAGCGCGGCCTGCCGTCGGTGCTGACGAGGCGGGCCCGGTGGCGACGGCTGTGGTCCCGTTCGGCGCCCGTGTTGGCGGCCTACGCGATGCTGCATTGCTCGGGCATACCGATCTATCTGATCACCCGCGGCGAAGACGTGAACATAGTCGGGACACCGTCACCCTCCGAGTGGGTGATCCTGGCCGTCATCGCGGTCGCTCCGATAGCGATCACCCTCGCTGGGTGGCTGGTCTCCCGGCTCCCGACCGGCCGGGCGCGCGCCATCGCCGCGACCGTCGCAATCTCCGTCGTGGCGGCCGTCATCCTCGTACAGGCCGGCGTGGCACACCTGCCACAGGCCGCTGTGGCCGCGCTCATCATGCTGCTACTGACGGCCAGTGGCCTCGGTTCCGTGCTCGGGTGGGCGATACGCATGACGTTGTCGCATCTCGCGACGATCGGCACCCTGGCGGTGCGGGCGCTGCCGGTCGTGCTGCTGACCACGTTGGTGTTCTTCAACGGCAACGTCTGGCTCATGGCGGCGAAGATCAGCGGTGAGCGGCTGGTGCTGGCACTGGCCTTTCTGGTCGGCATCGCCGTCGCGTTCGTCGTCTCCTCGACCGTGGACCGGGTGAGACCGATGCTGCGGTCACCGGCGTCGGTGCCCAAAGACAGTGAGCTGCTTGCCGATACACCCTTTGAACCGTTGCCCGATCCGTCGGACACGCCGGCGCTGACCAGGGCCGAACGCGTCAACGTGGTGTTCGTACTGGCCGTCTCGCAGCTGGCGCAGATCATGGTCGTGGCGGCCCTGACCAGCGCGATCTATCTGATGCTCGGCCTGATCGTGCTCGATGCCAATCTGCTGAAGGAATGGGCCCACACCGGGGTGACCAGCTCCACGATCCTGGGGTTTACCGTTCCGGTGCCGCATTCGCTGATCCACATGTGCCTGGTGCTGGGCGCCTTGACCTTCATGTACATCAGCGCTCGCGCCGCCGGCGATGAGGAATACCGCACCAGCTTTCTCAATCCGCTGATGGACGACCTGCATGCCACCCTGACGGCACGCAACCGATACCGCGGCGCCGTTGCGCGCGTCGCTGTTGACGGCGGTGACAGCGATGATTACCTTCACCCGAATGCCGGGTAAACATGCACGTAGCGAGGTGGCCGACTTAGCCGGTCAGCGATATGGCGAAGTCCTCTTGGTAGTCCCCGGCGAGGCCGGTCCGCAGGCCAACGTCTACAACAGCTATCCGCTCAATGATTGTCCGGCCGAACTGTGGAGCGCGCTCGACGCGCAAGCGCTCGCGACCGAACACGGTGCCGCCGCGGTTCTGCTCAACGGTCCGCGCTATTGGCTGATGAATGCGATCGAAAAGAACCGCCAGGGCCCGGCGATCATCAAGAACTTCGGCGGAATCGACATGCAACTGCAAGCGACAGTGCTGTTGTCGTCCATGAACCCCGCACCTTACGTCCCCAATCAGGTCAACCGCCACACGGTCTTCGTCTACAACGCGGGCGAAGAGGTCTACGAACTTCAAGACCCCAAGGGCCAGCGCTGGATCATGCAAACCTGGAGCCAGGTCGCGGACCCCGAGCTGTCACGGGAAGATCTGCGGAAGCTGGGCGACCGGCTGAAATTGCCCACCGGGTGGTCCTATCACGTCCGCGTGCTACCTAGTGAGGTGCGCGTCGACACGATTTCGAGTCCCGCGTACGTCGTACAGGACGACCTGACCAACAGCTACTCGCTGATCACCTGAGTCGATTGCTAACTCGCGGTTGGCCATCCAACTGCGGTGTCGCATAAGGGCTTTGCGCGGCCTTGGCGACGGCCGCCGCGAACAGCGCCTCGGCCTGCTGGACCGGCGAGCGACCGTCCCATGCCTTCACATTGCGGGCAGCCCGATGTTCATCGGCATCATTCGGACCGCAACGAAGCCGCATCGGTCAGACGCTAGTCGCGGCGAGCGACAAGTGTTTACAGGTACTGACCCAGGTTGGACTCGGTGTCGATGGCCCGCGACGCGCTCGAAGACTTACCGGTGACCAGCGTGCGGATGTAGACGATCCGTTCGCCCTTCTTGCCCGAAATCCGCGCCCAGTCATCGGGGTTGGTGGTGTTGGGCAAGTCCTCGTTCTCGGCGAACTCGTCGACGATCGAATCCAGCAGGTGCTGAATCCGCAGACCGGGCTGGCCCGTCTCCAACACCGACTTGATGGCGTTCTTCTTGGCGCGGTCGACGACATTCTGAATCATGGCCCCGGAGTTGAAGTCCTTGAAGTACATGACTTCCTTGTCACCGTTGGCGTAGGTGACTTCCAGGAACCGGTTGTCGTCGATCTCGGCGTACATCCGCTCGACGACCTTTTCGATCATCGCCCTGATGCAGGCCGCCCGGTCGCCGTCGAACTCGGCGAGGTCGTCGGCGTGCACCGGCAGGTTCTCGGTCAGGTACTTCGAGTAAATGTCCTGGGCCGCTTCGGCGTCGGGCCGCTCGATCTTGATCTTCACGTCCAGACGGCCAGGCCGCAGGATGGCCGGGTCGATCATGTCCTCGCGGTTTGACGCGCCGATGACGATGACGTTCTCGAGGCCCTCGACGCCGTCGATCTCACTGAGCAGCTGCGGGACCACGGTGGTCTCGACGTCCGAGGAGACGCCGGTGCCGCGGGTGCGGAAGATCGAGTCCATCTCGTCGAAGAACACGATCACCGGAGTACCTTCGGAGGCCTTCTCCCGGGCCCGCTGGAAGATCAGCCGGATGTGACGTTCGGTCTCACCGACGAACTTGTTCAGCAGCTCGGGGCCCTTGATGTTGAGGAAGTAGGACTTGGCCTCGCGGGAGTCGTCGCCACGGACTTCGGCCATCTTCTTGGCCAACGAGTTGGCCACCGCCTTGGCGATCAGCGTCTTGCCACAGCCGGGCGGACCGTAGAGCAACACGCCTTTGGGCGGCCGCAGCGAGTACTCGCGGTAGAGCTCCTTGTGCAGGAAGGGCAGCTCGACCGCGTCGCGGATCTGCTCGATCTGGCGGCTCAGACCGCCGATGTCCTCGTAGCTGACGTCCGGCACCTCTTCGAGGACCAGATCCTCGACCTCGGCCTTGGGGATTCGCTCGAAGGCGTACCCGGCTTTGGTGTCGACCAGCAGAGAATCGCCAGGCCGCAGTTTCCGCGGCCTGGTGTCGTCGTTGAGCGCATCTGGGTGTCCGTCTGGCAGATCCTCGGCCACCAACGGATCGGCCAGCCACACGATGCGTTCCTCGTCGGCGTGACCGACCACCAAGGCCCGATGACCGTCGGCGAGCACCTCGCGCAGGGTCGAGATCTCACCGACCGATTCGAACGAGCCCGCCTCGACGACCGTCAGCGCCTCGTTGAGCCGGACCGTCTGCCCCTTACGAAGAGTCTTGGTGTCGATGTTCGGCGAGCACGTCAGTCGCATCTTGCGGCCGGAGGTGAACACATCGACTGTGTCGTCGTCATGGGTGCCCAGCAGGACCCCGTAACCGCTGGGCGGCTGGCCCAATCGGTCGACCTCTTCGCGAAGCGCGAGCAGCTGCTGACGCGCTTCTTTAAGAGTTTCCATTAACTTCGAATTTCGGGCCGCCAACGAGTCGATCCGAGCTTCTAGTTGGTGCACATCGCGCGCTGAGCGTGTCGGGCTCTGATGACTGAGCGCGTTCTCGAGTTGCTCGCGAAGCACCGCTGCCTCGCGTCGCAACTGTTCTAATTCGGCAGCATCGCCGCTGGACAGGGAGTTATCGCGAGGGACCTTGTACGCTTCGGAACGCTCTGAGTCACCCATGTTGCACTCCTTTCCCGCACCAGAAATGGCGTGGCGGATACATCCAAGCTACCGGCGATTGGCGATCCATGTGTGTAGTCAAATGCCGTTGAAAAGTAACAATCTTGGTCTCGCTGGTATTCTCAGCTTCTACTCGGGCCGAGCGAAAGGACCGCTGTGACTGCGAAATCCCAAGCCACGGGCTTGGTATGGGTCGTTGCGTCGGTCCCCGGGGCGGTGAATGTGACGTGTCCCGCATACGTTGATTGTCCATAGCCGAA
Protein-coding regions in this window:
- a CDS encoding ubiquitin-like protein Pup; the protein is MAQEQTKRGGGGGDEEDLAGASAAGQERREKLTEETDDLLDEIDDVLEENAEDFVRAYVQKGGQ
- the dop gene encoding pup deamidase/depupylase, coding for MQRIIGTEVEYGISSPSDPTANPILTSTQAVLAYAAAAGIQRAKRTRWDYEVESPLRDARGFDLSRSAGPPPIVDADEVGAANMILTNGARLYVDHAHPEYSAPECTDPLDAVIWDKAGERVMEAAARHVASVPGAAKLQLYKNNVDGKGASYGSHENYLMSRQTPFSAIIVGLTPFLVSRQVVTGSGRVGIGPSGDEPGFQLSQRSDYIEVEVGLETTLKRGIINTRDEPHADADRYRRLHVIIGDANLAETSTYLKLGTTALVLDLIEEGIDLTDLTLARPVHAVHTISRDPSLRATVALADGRELTGLALQRIYLDRVAKLVDSRDPDPRASHLVETWAHVLDLLERDPMECAELLDWPAKLRLLEGFRHRENLSWSAPRLHLVDLQYSDVRLDKGLYNRLVARGSMKRLVTEHQVLEAVDNPPTDTRAYFRGECLRRFGADIAAASWDSVIFDLGGDSLVRIPTLEPLRGSKAHVGELLDSVDSAVELVEQLTS
- the arc gene encoding proteasome ATPase codes for the protein MGDSERSEAYKVPRDNSLSSGDAAELEQLRREAAVLREQLENALSHQSPTRSARDVHQLEARIDSLAARNSKLMETLKEARQQLLALREEVDRLGQPPSGYGVLLGTHDDDTVDVFTSGRKMRLTCSPNIDTKTLRKGQTVRLNEALTVVEAGSFESVGEISTLREVLADGHRALVVGHADEERIVWLADPLVAEDLPDGHPDALNDDTRPRKLRPGDSLLVDTKAGYAFERIPKAEVEDLVLEEVPDVSYEDIGGLSRQIEQIRDAVELPFLHKELYREYSLRPPKGVLLYGPPGCGKTLIAKAVANSLAKKMAEVRGDDSREAKSYFLNIKGPELLNKFVGETERHIRLIFQRAREKASEGTPVIVFFDEMDSIFRTRGTGVSSDVETTVVPQLLSEIDGVEGLENVIVIGASNREDMIDPAILRPGRLDVKIKIERPDAEAAQDIYSKYLTENLPVHADDLAEFDGDRAACIRAMIEKVVERMYAEIDDNRFLEVTYANGDKEVMYFKDFNSGAMIQNVVDRAKKNAIKSVLETGQPGLRIQHLLDSIVDEFAENEDLPNTTNPDDWARISGKKGERIVYIRTLVTGKSSSASRAIDTESNLGQYL